One window of Carassius auratus strain Wakin chromosome 17, ASM336829v1, whole genome shotgun sequence genomic DNA carries:
- the LOC113117913 gene encoding lipocalin, with product MTTVVLKTWCILLCAVFISAQVMPMPDFDLEKMRGKWYVSGFATNAKKFVTDLKAGMKMATAVMVPTEDGDLDLSYSHLKSDGSCFRMHHLAKKTEIPGRFVFNNELWANSNDMRVVDAKFDEYAIVHTIKTRGKESEFLNKLHTRSRKVAEDLKGKFREFSRETGILEENIAILPMNGECTEA from the exons ATGACAACTGTTGTATTGAAAACGTGGTGCATTCTGCTCTGTGCGGTATTCATCTCTGCTCAAGTCATGCCCATGCCTGACTTCGACCtggaaaag ATGAGAGGAAAGTGGTATGTTAGTGGCTTTGCTACAAATGCAAAAAAGTTTGTCACAGATCTCAAGGCTGGCATGAAGATGGCAACTGCCGTAATGGTGCCTACTGAAGACGGAGACCTTGACCTCAGTTACAGTCATCTAAA GAGTGATGGTTCCTGCTTCAGGATGCATCATCTTGCCAAGAAAACAGAGATCCCTGGACGCTTTGTCTTCAACAATGAGC TTTGGGCAAATTCCAATGATATGCGTGTGGTTGATGCCAAATTTGATGAGTATGCTATTGTTCACACCATCAAGACCAGGGGAAAGGAATCTGAGTTTCTCAACAAACTCCACA CTCGTTCCAGAAAAGTAGCTGAGGACTTGAAGGGGAAGTTTAGGGAGTTCTCCCGTGAAACCGGGATCCTTGAGGAAAACATTGCCATATTGCCAATGAACG GAGAATGCACAGAAGCTTAA